The nucleotide sequence AGCGCCGAGCCATCGTCGCCGCGCCGATTGTGAGCAGCGCTAGCAGGGCTGATGACGGTTCGGGCACTGCCGACGGATTGCCGTTCAGCGTGGCGCCATTCACGAACGGTCCGGCGGGAATCGGATCGCCGCTGAATCCTTCCGCGCTCGGCGGATCCGAACTCGATGAACCTGGTGAGCCAGAGGCGAACGGCGTGGTTGGTTGCAACGAACTCGCCAGCACGAAGCCACTAGATTGGCCGAGCGGCCCGCTGAGAGCGGAGCCGAGCGGATTACCGCTGGAATCAGAAGCGTCGATCGTCAATGTCGCTGGAGACATTGCAGTGCCGCCGATCACCAGCGCGCTTTGAATGATGTGATTGACGGTGAGATCCTTTCCCGCGTTCACTTGAGTGCTGCCCGTGCCGTCGATGCCGCCGACTTGCTGGTTCGTGCCGGAGACGAGTATCCCCGGCGCCGCGCTGCTGTTGCTGATGTTCACTCGGCCGGAACCGGACGCCAATGCCGAAACGGAGCCGGCTAACTCGAGAGTTGCGCCGGCCGCGATCGTTACGTTGACTCCTGTGCCGACCATGGCCGATCCGGAAGTGACATCGAACTTCACCGTGCCGCCGTTGATGTTCAGCGTCGTGCCGGAGTTGAAACTCTGCGGGCCGGAGATGGTCGCCGTGCCGGAGTCCTGTTTCGTGAACGTGCCGGTGAGGCTGAAACCGCCGCTGATGGTGCTCGTGCCGCTGCCACTCAGAGTCCCGCCGCCGGCAACGAGCTGACCGCCCGTGACGTTCAATTTGCCGAGCACGTTCGTGTCGCCGGACGTTTGGGTGTATCCGCCGATCACGTTGAGTATGCTTCCCGCGGCGGCGCGCAGCGTGCCCGTGTTGAGAAAGCCGCTCGCGTTGGGGTGGATCGTCAGCGAAGTCGGCTGGTCGGCGATGATCGTGCCGTTGTTGGTCAGGGCCATCATGCCGACGCCGATGTCGCCGGTGCCGCGCACGGTTTGGCTCGCGCCGATCGTGAGCCGATCCAAGCCGTTCGCGGCAATGATCTGGTTGAGCGTGCTATTCTTCATGATCACCGAGCCGGTCCCGCCGAGCGTCACGCTGCCGCTGAGCAGTTTGATCGTGGTGACGGAATGCAAGGCGGGTATGGTCATGGTGCCATTGTTGGTGATCGCGCCGATCAGGTCGAGGGTCGAACCTTCTTTCTGGGCAATGTCGGCGTTGTTGGTCACGGTGTTCAGAATGGCTTCATCGACGACGCGGATGAAGCCCGCGCCAGTGTTGCCCAGCGCGCCGCCATTGATCGTCGCGCCATTTTGCAGGTCGACCTCGGAGCCCATGCCAAGGGCCTGGATGATGCCGGCTGTGTTCGTGTAGATTCCGCCGTTGAGCGCGAGAGTGGAGCCGTTGCTGGCTTGCAAGATGCCGCCGTTGATGACGCCGCCGGAGTTGGGCGAGATCGTGATTCCAGGGGCCGCGTTGGAATCGATCGTGCCATCGTTGGT is from Pirellulales bacterium and encodes:
- a CDS encoding PEP-CTERM sorting domain-containing protein, encoding GGTVNNPAGGAIVVAVNSTLKLETGGTYDNAGLISLVGGPVGNSDLQLDGGGGTVTLSGGGTVSLNGSSNISGVVGNERLINLDNTINGTGLIGLNMMSLTNDGTIDSNAAPGITISPNSGGVINGGILQASNGSTLALNGGIYTNTAGIIQALGMGSEVDLQNGATINGGALGNTGAGFIRVVDEAILNTVTNNADIAQKEGSTLDLIGAITNNGTMTIPALHSVTTIKLLSGSVTLGGTGSVIMKNSTLNQIIAANGLDRLTIGASQTVRGTGDIGVGMMALTNNGTIIADQPTSLTIHPNASGFLNTGTLRAAAGSILNVIGGYTQTSGDTNVLGKLNVTGGQLVAGGGTLSGSGTSTISGGFSLTGTFTKQDSGTATISGPQSFNSGTTLNINGGTVKFDVTSGSAMVGTGVNVTIAAGATLELAGSVSALASGSGRVNISNSSAAPGILVSGTNQQVGGIDGTGSTQVNAGKDLTVNHIIQSALVIGGTAMSPATLTIDASDSSGNPLGSALSGPLGQSSGFVLASSLQPTTPFASGSPGSSSSDPPSAEGFSGDPIPAGPFVNGATLNGNPSAVPEPSSALLALLTIGAATMARRWGGRLSPLNR